CGTCTTTGGTCACCACGGCACCTGAACCAATAACGGCACCATCACCAACTGTCACGCCAGCTTGGATGATCACGCCGTGGCCAATCCAGACATCGTTGCCGATGGTTGTCCGCAGGTGGGTTCTTTTTTCCAAGAATTCGGTGTCTGGATGATCGAAACCGTAAGCGCCGCCGTTATAGGCAAAGATGTGTTGGGCAGGCCGGTCGTAGGGATGATTGGTCGGTCCGATTCGAATCATCGCTGCCATACTGATGAACTTTTTCAAGTCACTGTTTTGAATAAAACAATATTGGCCGGTGTAGGTATAATCACCAATTGAACTATTATCGATTAAATTGCTGCTTCCTATTTCCACCCATTCCCCGAATGTAGTATTCTTGGTTTGAGTCATTTTTCCAATCGTTGGTTTATCTTTTGACAACTTTACAAAATCAATATGCATACGACCAACCTCTTTCTCAAAATAATTTCTAAAAACTATTATAATATGTTTTCACACTATTTAGTTAAAAGGAGCTTACAAATGTTTGAAGTAAAGACTATTGATCGGTTTGACCTGACCGATTTTGCTGGAGACGTCTTTCGTACCTCCAACACCGATACCCCGGATGCCATTTTAGTGCGGAGTTCCAAGGTTGATGATAGCTTGATATCCAAGCGATTGCTGCTGATCGCCCGTTCCGGGACTGGCACGAACACGATTAACGTCGATGCGGCAACCGCCAACGGGACTGCCGTTTTCAACACGCCGGGGGTTAACGCCAACGCCGTCAAAGAGCTCATTATTCAAAACCTTTTCAGATGTCTGCGTCCGCTGAATGGTGCCGTTCAAATGATGCAGCAGCTCAAAGTTGCCCCGGGTGAGGATTTGCAGGCCGCTGCCGAAGCCAAACGGGGCGATTTTATTGGCGAGGAACTTTATGGACGGACACTTGGGATCCTTGGCTTGGGAACGATCGGCCAGCGGTTGGCGGATGCCTGCTACCACATGGGGATGCAGATTATCGGCTATAACCGCAGCTTCAAGAATCTACGTCACGTCCAGCAATTGGATACCATTGATGAAGTGTTGGAGCAGGCCGATTTTGTGGTGATTTTACTCCCGCTGACCGATCAAACCAACCAGCTGTTGTCTACCAAGCAATTTGAAATGATGAAGGATAGCGCTTATCTGCTGAATTTTGGCCGCGGCGAGATTGTCGATAATCAGGCGGTGGTCTCGGCCTTGAATCATAACGAGTTTGCCGGTTACGTGTGTGACTTTCCGAAAACGGAACTCCAGGATCATCCAAAGATTACTCTGCTGCCACATTTAGGCGGCAATACGATTGAGGCGCTGACCCATTCTGCGAACTTGATTTTGCAGAACCTGCTGGACTTTTTGGAATATGGCACCGTCAGAAGCTCGGTCAACTTTCCCCGGGTTGATTTGCCGTTCATGAGTAATCAACGGCTGACGTTTTTCTTCCACGCCAGAGACACATTCTGGGTGGATGTTGCCGGTATTATGAGTCGCTATGACTTGCCGGTTCAAGAAATGATGGGAAACACCATGGACGGTTATGGCTATACGATTGTGAATACCGATTTGGCGGAAATCACGCAGCAACAAACACAGACTTTGTTAAATGAACTTAATCAGATTGACGGGATGATTCGGGTCAGGTTGTTGAACAACCCAACCCAGGGAGAATGGCAGTAAACTTTAGTAAGTGTTTCACAACCTTCGAATTTTTTTGAAATTATGAGACTGAAAGTGGGAGTACGGGTCTCGTGATTTGACGAGCTCGTTTCACAAATAAAAAGCAAAAGAAGTATTGAAATTAATTTTCAGCCGCCTATAATAAGCATTGTAAGCGGTTGTTAGTTGAAAAAAGCAAATGATTAATTCACATATTCGCACTCATTTAAGCGCTGGATAATCATTTGCTTTTCTGTTGTTTGCAATTGCTCACTAAATAACAAATATAGTATTTGGAGATGTGATTATGCGAATTAAAGCAGCTGTTGTTAACAAAAAAGGCGGAGACTTCGAAATGAAAGATGACGTCGAATTAGCAGATATGCAGGCTGACGATTTACAAGTTCATATGGTTGCCAGTGGGATCTGCCATTCAGACGAAGCTTTACGAAAAGGAACTGCCGAAATTGGTTACCCAATCGTTCTTGGCCACGAAGGATCAGGAATTGTTGAAAAAGTGGGCCCTGAAGTTAAAGACTTCAAGCCCGGTGATCACGTTGTTCTGTCATTTTATGGCTGTGGCAACTGTATCAACTGTTTAAAGGGAATTCCAACCCAATGCTTGAATTACGCAGCAAACAACTTGTCAGGTGTTCGTCCTGACGGTAGTGCCCACTTTACTGAAAATGGTCACCAAGTTGCCGACATGTTTGACCAATCCTCATTCACGACGACCACTGTTGTCCGTGAACGTAACGCGGTTAAAGTTGATAAGGACTTGGATTTGCGTCAATTAGGACCTCTTGGCTGTGGCTATGTCACAGGTAGCGGCACGGTCTTCAACACTTTGAAGCCGGAACCAGGTTCAACCATTGCTGTCTTTGGTACTGGAGCCGTTGGCCTGGCCGCAATGATGGCCGGCCGAATTTCCGGCTGCACCAAAGTCATTGCCGTTGATATCGTTCCTGACCGCTTGAAGTTAGCCAAGGAATTAGGTGCGACAGATACCATTAACAGTAAAGACACTGATCCGGTTAAAGCTATTCAAGATTTGACTGACGGCTATGGTGTTGACTATGCGGTTGATACCACTGGTGTTAAATCTGTCATGGAAGCATCAATCAAGGCCTTGGCACAAGGCGGCACCACTGCAACAATCGCCGTTACCGACCAACACGTTGATCTGGATACTTGGAACGATCTATGTGTCAGCGACCGGAAAGTCGTTGGTGTCAACATGGGTGACTCAATTCCTCAAGTCGATATCCCTCGTTTGATCAAGTTCTACAAGATGGGATTGTTTGACTTCGACAAGACTGAAAAGTTCTACAAGTTCGATGATATTAACCAAGCTAACGCTGATTCTGTCAGTGGTAAGACGATCAAGCCAGTACTGGTTATTGACGAAGACTACAAGCCTGGTAAGTAACACGTTTCCACAAACTCACATCAAGGCATCCAAAAGTTTCATTAAAACAATAAAAATATTTGTTCCTGCCAGATGGCGTTCAATTACACTGTTTTCGACAGGTATCTTGAAAGGGAGCAACTATTATGGCACAAAATGCTGTTGCATTAAAACATTATCAAATGTACATTAACGGAAAATTCATGGATTCAAAGTCAGGTAACGAAATTACTGTTTTAAACCCATCAACTGGTGAGAAGATTTCGACAGTTCCAGCTGCAACTCGTGAAGAGGCCAAAGAAGCCATCGATGCTGCATACGAATCTGAAAAATCATGGAAGAAAGTTCCAGCTGCTACCCGTGGTCAATATCTACACGATGTTGCCACTGAAATTCGTAACGAGAAGGATCACTTGGTTGAAATGCTCCAAGAAGAGCAAGGTAAAATCAAGTCATTAGCAACCACTGAAATCATGTTCTCAGCTGACTATTTCGATTACATGGGCAGTGCTGCTCGAACTTATGAAGGTGAAATTCTTCAATCCGACAACAAGAATGAAAATATCATGATTGCCAAGCAGCCAATCGGTGTTGCCGCCGGCATCTTACCATGGAACTTCCCATTCTTCCTGATTGCCCGTAAAATGGGTCCAGCTTTGGTAACTGGTAATACGATTGTGATGAAGCCATCTTCAGACACACCAAACTTGGGACTTGAATTTGCCAAGATTGTTGAAAAAGTTGGGATTCCAAAGGGTGTTGTCAACATTATTTCAGGTCGTGGCTCAGTTGTTGGTGACGAACTTACCAAGAACAAGAAGATCGGCATTATTAGTTTGACCGGTTCTGTTGATTCTGGTAAACGGGTCATGGCAGGTGCTGCAACCCACATGGCTAAAGTTTCATTGGAGTTAGGTGGTAAAGCACCAGCCATTGTCTGCAAAGATGCTGACATTGATTTGGCAGTTCAATCAATCATTGACTCACGTGTTGATAACAATGGTGAACTTTGCAACAACTGTGAACGGGTCTACGTTCAGGAAGATGTTGCCGATGAGTTCATCAAGAAGTTATCAGACAAGATGTCAAAGATCACTGTCGGTAACGTTATGAAAGATGAAAACGTTGGTATGGGTCCACTGATTAACCAAGAAGCTTTGGACAAAGTCTCTGGCATGGTTGATCGGGCCGTTCAAGCTGGTGGCAAGGTCACAGCCGGTGGTCACAAGTTGAACATCGAAAATGGCTTCTACTACGAACCAACGGTTATCACCAACGTCAAACAAGATTCAGAAATTGTGCAAGACGAAATCTTTGGCCCAGTACTGCCAGTATTGACCTTTAAGACTTTGGACGATGCCATTGAAATGGCTAATGATTCTGACTTCGGTTTGACTTCATCAATCTACACCGAGAACTTGGACAACGCAATGCGTGCTGCCAACGAACTCGAAGATGGTGAAACTTACATCAACCGATTCAACTTTGAAGCTATGAATGGTTCACACTCAGGCTGGAAAGAATCAGGTATCGGCGGCGATGATGGTCGTCATGGTATCGAAGAATTCTTGAATACTCATGTTATTTACCTGCAAGGGCATCCGGAGAAGGCTGAAGGCTAGAGCGTGACGAGGGCCGGGAGAGGCGGTTTCTAAGGGTACTTTGATTGAAGTTCCTGGGTTTGGAACTTTAATTAAAGTGCGCTTAGAAGTTAGCCTCTGGCCCGTCGGAGCACATTTTATCCAAATAACAGTGAACCACCCACCAAAAAGGCACCCACAGCAAACGCACAAGAAAGTTTGTCGGTGGATGCCTTTTATGTATGACTAAAATAGCTGAAATCCGAACGAATATTAACCGATGTGATAAATAGAAAAAATGACACTCCCACACCATCCTGGCATATAATAAAGCCAACAAACCCACAGGAGGCAGACACAATGACACCATCCAATATCATCGGCGGGATACTAACATGTGGTGTTGGCCTATTTTTGATTGTCGCAGGCTTAATGGTGATCAGGGGAAAATGGTCAGGAATCGTTGCTGGAAATCTTTTCCGCGATGATCAAAAGTCGGTTGGTCGGCATAAGAAAGCCATTGGTATTTTATATATCATCCTCGGCGTCCTGTGCCTAGTCTTTTATTTTGTTGTCTTTTTGAAAGCTTGAAGGTTCATATCATATCCCATCAAAATAGCGGCCTGCACTGGTCTCAACCAAGCGCAGGCCGCTATATTATACATACAGTAAAGATTGAATCATTGAACCAGGTAAAAGACGCCACTGACCCCAATCAACACAAACACGCATTTTTGAATCATTGAGATATTCATGTGGACCGTAATCCGGTTGGCGATCATGGTTCCGATCACGCCACCGACGATTCCCAACAATATGAGGGGGACGTCAATTAAACCTAAAATACCGTTATAGAAACGAATACTTGTGATATACAATTGATCAATCAAGAAGAAAGCCTGAATACTGGCGAGATATTCCTCTTTTGTATCTGCCAAGGACAGGAAGTAGAGCGCCATCAACGGTCCACCAATTCCAAACAAGCCGTTGAAGAAGCCGGAAACGATCATAAAGATAATGGCAATATAAATGGGATAATGTTTCCGGCCTTCTGATTTGACGAACAAAAAGTACAGTGAGAGGGCAACCAACAGACCACCCAGCATGGATTTCAGTAAATGGACATTGATTGAGTTGACTAGTTGTAATGCCATAAAGGCCACACTGGCATAGACGACAAACGGCCAGATGATTCGTTTGAATTGGATGCTGTGCCGATAACGCCAAGCCAACATGATGTTGGAAACCGACATAATCAGGGATGCGACCCCGGCACTTTGGGGGATGGGCAAGATTGTCGGTAAAAAGACCATCAAGACAATTGCTGAGCCAAATCCGGTAACCCCCTGGACAATCCCAGCAAGGACAGCGGGCAGGAGCACGAATATGAAATTAGTCATGACCATCCTCCTCTCAAGTCATCTCCGTTACGAGACGTGTGATAAGTTCCTCTGAGACTTCCGGTGAAGCTTTGGTGATTGTTTGGTGTAAAGTTTTCGGGACATAAAGAGCGCGACGACCAAGAAGGCTAAACACATGGTAAAGCCGGCCTGAATGCCCATTTGTTGATAATTGGCGTGGCCAGCAAAAAAGTGACTGGCAATGTTGATGGTGGCCACAATAATGGCCGTTCCAAACGATGCCGCGATTTGTCGCAAGGTGTTGAAGGCAGCGACCCCGTCAGCGATTAGTTCATTGGGGAGATAGGATAGTGCCTGGGTCTGAATTGGAATGAGAATTAAGACCAGTCCAAGCTGGCGGATTGTCTGGCCCATTGTCAACATCAGCACCGAAGCGTTAACGTCAATGAATGCCTGCATCATGGTACCAAAACAATCGATTAGAATACCCGTGGTCACAATGATCCGCACCGGATAACGATCGAACAGCCGGCCACTGATTGGTGACATAAAACCAGTTAGTAGCGCTCCCGGCAGTAAAGAGAGTCCGGAGATGATGGCACTCTTACCCATGATCGTTTGGATTAGCAGCGGCAACAGAATCGTATTACCATACATCGTCGAGACAATCAGTGAGTTGACCAAAGTGGCAGTGGTGAACTGACTGTTTTTGAAGACGGCCAAATTAACAAACGGATGGTCGGATTTTCCTTGAGTGACGGCAAACATCGTGATTAAGACAACACCGACGACGAATGGCAGCCAGACTGTTAGAGATGTGATAGGGAACTGACTAACGTTTGAAAAACTCCATAGAAGTCCCAGTAAACCAAAACTGATGGTCATCAGGCCTTCGGTGTTAAATTGAGGTTCCTGGTTAGTAGGGATCTTGGGCAGGGCAATCGTGGCCATTACCAAATCAATGACGATAAACGGCAGCACCAAAATGAATAGGTAGCGCCATGAGAAATAGTTCAAAATAACACCGGAAAGTGTTGGGCCAATGATCGGCGAAAAGTTAAATGCCAAGCCGACGATTCCCATCACGGCACCTTTTTTGCCGGGCTCGGCGTAGCGGATTGCCAGGGTATTTACCAGGGGCATCATCATTCCGGCACCGATTGCTTGGATCATGCGGCCGATGATGAGAGTGAAGAAATTAGGTGCCAAGGCACCAAAAATCGTTCCAACTAAAAAGACGCTGACGAAAAAAATAAACAGAGAACGAAATGTGAACTTCTTGGTCAGATAAGCACTGACCGGAATCATAATCGCGTTGACCAGGGTGTAGCCGTTGCTAATCCATTGAACCGTACCGGACGAAATGGCGAACACCTTCATAAAGGTTGGCAAAGCGACATTCATGAGCGTTGAACAGAGAATGCCGAAGAAGGCACCGAAGATCATAATGATGAGCGAATAACGATTTTGCTTTGACATTAACAGGACTTCCAAATATGTATTTTTTGCATTTCGAAAAATAGCAACTCTAAATAGTGTAATTTTAATAATGGATAATTGCAATAGGAATATAGTTAATCACTAATCGCAGAATAAATAAAAACGTGGAATTGTAATCATGCAATTCCACGCTTTTATTAAGCTTTCTTAGATACCCGATAAAAGTTCGGTGAAAATGGCGTTTCTGCCGCAATGTTACTACCGTCATAATACACGTGAACGTATCCGTGACCAACTCGTTTGAAAGTGAATCGGGCCTGGTGCAATTTGTTCAGTTCGTTTCTGCCGACGATGGTGTAGGCGGTTTTACCAATCGCTTTCCATTTGGTATCGGTAATGTGCCAGCCCGCTGACTGCGTTAAATAGGCATTCACACTACTTTTACGAACCCGGACAGATTCATAGCTATCAAACTTCTTCATGCCAAAGTATTTACCGATGTTAATCGTTTTGTCTTTCCAGTGACCGCGTAGTGCTGTTGGGGTTCCCTTGTGCCAGGTTGCCGCTTGTGTTGATGTCGTTACTGCTCCCAAAAAGCCAAGTGACGCAATCGCCGTTACGATTAACTGCGTGCCTTTGTTCATGACTGTCATCTCCAATTAATTTGCTTGGTCAAATTTATTAACCAATTGAATGACCATGCTTGGCTCACTGCCGGGGACTGCCCGATAGACGACGTAGTCTCCCGGAACCAAATCAACGGATGCCAGCTGGGCTTTTTGGGCGACGCTAAAGCCGGCCACTTCGTAGTAGGCGTGACCGTCGACGTCTTCGTCGGTTAACGTGACGTTGACCTGTTCGAGTGGGGCAACGTCTAAGGATGCCCGGCGTAATGCCAGGTACTGGTAGTTGATCGAGTCAACCATAATGGTGATTTCATTGTTGGTGCAGGGAACGCTCATGGTCTGTTTCAAATTGATTTACTTCCTTCTTTGAGTTTCGCGTGGCGAATATCATTGACATTGATGGTCACCAGCTTGTCGGTTTGAAGATAGATTAGATCACCATTAGTGCCAATTACAATGCCACTTATATTATAAACGTTTAAGTAGCCGTCATCATTTAATTGAAGGGTAATTTGTTTGGAATTCTGCCAACTGTCCTGCAAAACGCGGTCGATGACTTCCGGATCCTGTTCCGGCAATCGATGAGTCGGGACCTCGTCGACTTTTTTGTCAGCCATATCCTGGGTATGGTCACTCAAAAAGTAACCCAGCCACTTCACCATGCCGCGGTCGTTGTAGAGCCATTGGTCGCGTGGAACGTCTCGAATCATGTTGAACACCCCCATACGTTTAATATACGAACATATGTTCTAAACGTCAAGGGGAACAGTTTAAATAAATGAAGCCTGGAGCCGAAGTGATTGCTGGCCTTGGGATT
Above is a genomic segment from Lentilactobacillus buchneri containing:
- a CDS encoding DapH/DapD/GlmU-related protein, with amino-acid sequence MHIDFVKLSKDKPTIGKMTQTKNTTFGEWVEIGSSNLIDNSSIGDYTYTGQYCFIQNSDLKKFISMAAMIRIGPTNHPYDRPAQHIFAYNGGAYGFDHPDTEFLEKRTHLRTTIGNDVWIGHGVIIQAGVTVGDGAVIGSGAVVTKDVEPYTIVGGIPAKPIKDRFPDEIKTDMEKIAWWNWSREDLEKYYLDFRLPVKEFIDKHLPN
- a CDS encoding NAD(P)-dependent oxidoreductase, whose amino-acid sequence is MFEVKTIDRFDLTDFAGDVFRTSNTDTPDAILVRSSKVDDSLISKRLLLIARSGTGTNTINVDAATANGTAVFNTPGVNANAVKELIIQNLFRCLRPLNGAVQMMQQLKVAPGEDLQAAAEAKRGDFIGEELYGRTLGILGLGTIGQRLADACYHMGMQIIGYNRSFKNLRHVQQLDTIDEVLEQADFVVILLPLTDQTNQLLSTKQFEMMKDSAYLLNFGRGEIVDNQAVVSALNHNEFAGYVCDFPKTELQDHPKITLLPHLGGNTIEALTHSANLILQNLLDFLEYGTVRSSVNFPRVDLPFMSNQRLTFFFHARDTFWVDVAGIMSRYDLPVQEMMGNTMDGYGYTIVNTDLAEITQQQTQTLLNELNQIDGMIRVRLLNNPTQGEWQ
- a CDS encoding NAD(P)-dependent alcohol dehydrogenase; translation: MRIKAAVVNKKGGDFEMKDDVELADMQADDLQVHMVASGICHSDEALRKGTAEIGYPIVLGHEGSGIVEKVGPEVKDFKPGDHVVLSFYGCGNCINCLKGIPTQCLNYAANNLSGVRPDGSAHFTENGHQVADMFDQSSFTTTTVVRERNAVKVDKDLDLRQLGPLGCGYVTGSGTVFNTLKPEPGSTIAVFGTGAVGLAAMMAGRISGCTKVIAVDIVPDRLKLAKELGATDTINSKDTDPVKAIQDLTDGYGVDYAVDTTGVKSVMEASIKALAQGGTTATIAVTDQHVDLDTWNDLCVSDRKVVGVNMGDSIPQVDIPRLIKFYKMGLFDFDKTEKFYKFDDINQANADSVSGKTIKPVLVIDEDYKPGK
- the aldA gene encoding aldehyde dehydrogenase, whose translation is MAQNAVALKHYQMYINGKFMDSKSGNEITVLNPSTGEKISTVPAATREEAKEAIDAAYESEKSWKKVPAATRGQYLHDVATEIRNEKDHLVEMLQEEQGKIKSLATTEIMFSADYFDYMGSAARTYEGEILQSDNKNENIMIAKQPIGVAAGILPWNFPFFLIARKMGPALVTGNTIVMKPSSDTPNLGLEFAKIVEKVGIPKGVVNIISGRGSVVGDELTKNKKIGIISLTGSVDSGKRVMAGAATHMAKVSLELGGKAPAIVCKDADIDLAVQSIIDSRVDNNGELCNNCERVYVQEDVADEFIKKLSDKMSKITVGNVMKDENVGMGPLINQEALDKVSGMVDRAVQAGGKVTAGGHKLNIENGFYYEPTVITNVKQDSEIVQDEIFGPVLPVLTFKTLDDAIEMANDSDFGLTSSIYTENLDNAMRAANELEDGETYINRFNFEAMNGSHSGWKESGIGGDDGRHGIEEFLNTHVIYLQGHPEKAEG
- a CDS encoding sulfite exporter TauE/SafE family protein translates to MTNFIFVLLPAVLAGIVQGVTGFGSAIVLMVFLPTILPIPQSAGVASLIMSVSNIMLAWRYRHSIQFKRIIWPFVVYASVAFMALQLVNSINVHLLKSMLGGLLVALSLYFLFVKSEGRKHYPIYIAIIFMIVSGFFNGLFGIGGPLMALYFLSLADTKEEYLASIQAFFLIDQLYITSIRFYNGILGLIDVPLILLGIVGGVIGTMIANRITVHMNISMIQKCVFVLIGVSGVFYLVQ
- a CDS encoding MDR family MFS transporter, translated to MSKQNRYSLIIMIFGAFFGILCSTLMNVALPTFMKVFAISSGTVQWISNGYTLVNAIMIPVSAYLTKKFTFRSLFIFFVSVFLVGTIFGALAPNFFTLIIGRMIQAIGAGMMMPLVNTLAIRYAEPGKKGAVMGIVGLAFNFSPIIGPTLSGVILNYFSWRYLFILVLPFIVIDLVMATIALPKIPTNQEPQFNTEGLMTISFGLLGLLWSFSNVSQFPITSLTVWLPFVVGVVLITMFAVTQGKSDHPFVNLAVFKNSQFTTATLVNSLIVSTMYGNTILLPLLIQTIMGKSAIISGLSLLPGALLTGFMSPISGRLFDRYPVRIIVTTGILIDCFGTMMQAFIDVNASVLMLTMGQTIRQLGLVLILIPIQTQALSYLPNELIADGVAAFNTLRQIAASFGTAIIVATINIASHFFAGHANYQQMGIQAGFTMCLAFLVVALFMSRKLYTKQSPKLHRKSQRNLSHVS